Genomic window (uncultured Flavobacterium sp.):
TTTCCACTTGCTCTGTACATTGATGCGTAATCACTAACAATTGAGTAACCTGTAACTTTGTTAGCATTATCAATTACTTGCTGCCATTTCTTTTGATACAAACTTACTTTTGCTAAAAGTGCATATGCTGCTCCTTTTGATGCTCTTGATTTTTCATTAGCTGTATACACTCCTTTTTCAGGTAAAGCTGCAATCGCATCATTTAGGTCAGCTTCAATAAAAGCATACACCTCTTCAGATGTTTTACGTGTTAACTGCATAATTCTGTCTGAGTCTGAACCCGGAACCGGTAAATGGTCCACAATTGGTACTCCACCATAACATTTTACCAAAGTAAAATACATAAAAGCTCTTAAAAACTTAGCTTCACCAGCTAATCTGTTTCTTAAACCAGCATCAACTTTATTTAATTTAGGAAGGATATTCAAAGCTTGATTACATCTGTTTATTCCGTCATAATTTGCTATAAAAGTACTTTCCGCAGATGGATTAGAAGCGTTGTAAGTTAAAGCATCCAATACATCTTTATCTGTTCCTGTATCACCGGCAGAAGATCCTTTATCAGCATCATCAGATGTGATACTGGACAAACCAATCCAACCGAAAGAAGTCATATCCCAATTTAAAAACTTGTTATAAATTGCCGTTACAAACTGAGCCGCCCCGGCATCATTGTTAAATAACTCCACATCGCTTGTCGAAATAGATTCGGTTTGATTCACATCTAAATAATCGTCTGCACATCCTGTAAAAAAGAATGCTGATAATACAAACGTTGCTATATATATCTTTTTCATGATTTTAAAATTTTAAATTAGCACCTATTACAAATGATCTTAATGTTGGATAAGCATCAAGCTCAACACCTTGAGTTCCATAAGGGTTTCCATCTCCGTTTAATTCCGGAGAGAATCCTGAGAATTTTTGTGTAATAAATGGATTAATCGCATTTACATAAATTCTACATGCGCTAACGAAACTATTCTCTTGTAATGGTAATTTGTATCCTAGAGTAATATTGTTGATTCTAAAAAAGTCACCTGACTCTAAGTAATAAGTAGAAGCTACCGGTACCTGATTAAAAGGTGCAGGATTTGAAGCTGTTACATTATTTGGTGTCCAGAAATCAGTAGCGATTGAGTTTTCGATGTTTTCTCCATAAAAGCGTTGCGCTTTTTTCCCGTTGTATACTTTTGCACCAGCAGTACCATAACCATCAACAGAAAAATCAAAGTTTTTGTAAACAAATCCTAAAGAAACCCCGTAATTAGATTTTGGTAAACTTGAACCAACATATTTTTTATCGGCTGTAGCACTCAAAGCATCCTGAGTTACTTTATCTCCTGCAGCGTTGTAGTATAACATTTTTCCGTTTGCAGGATCAAAACCAGCGTACTCATAGATATAAAAACTTCCTAATGGCTGACCAATTGTAGTGTTATCAAGTAATTTTGTATCCTGACCATTTCCTAATCCACCGCCAATAACTGGAGATAAAATAACATTTTTTAAACCAGTAAGCTCATTTTTATTGTTAGAGAAGTTACCACTAACATAATAGCTGAAATTTTCACCTATTTTATCATCCCAACGTAAAGAGATTTCATAACCTTTATTAGAAACTTCTCCAACGTGTGCTGGCGATGCAGTAGTAATTCCAGATGACATATATGGTTTTGTATTCAAAATTACATTGTTTGTATTTTTGTCATACACGTCAAAAGTTCCTTTTAATCTGCTGCGTAAAAGTTCAAAATCTAAACCTACAGAAGATTCCTCTGTAACTTCCCAAGATAAAC
Coding sequences:
- a CDS encoding RagB/SusD family nutrient uptake outer membrane protein, yielding MKKIYIATFVLSAFFFTGCADDYLDVNQTESISTSDVELFNNDAGAAQFVTAIYNKFLNWDMTSFGWIGLSSITSDDADKGSSAGDTGTDKDVLDALTYNASNPSAESTFIANYDGINRCNQALNILPKLNKVDAGLRNRLAGEAKFLRAFMYFTLVKCYGGVPIVDHLPVPGSDSDRIMQLTRKTSEEVYAFIEADLNDAIAALPEKGVYTANEKSRASKGAAYALLAKVSLYQKKWQQVIDNANKVTGYSIVSDYASMYRASGKFDSESIFEIFAQGAVPAKGIEGYSNTQGARGTGGWGWGFNTPSQSLVNAYEVGDVRKAATIIFRGSTLYDGREIPETVENERYNYKAYSSLYTSAWETDVDIKYLRYAEVLLMKAEALNELGQTSDAIPLLNQIRNRAGLANTTYSTQSDIRTAIWRERRVEMAFEHDRFFDLVRTGQAKAAFAVDGKTFTEGKNELFPIPASFIKQANGLSAQNPGY